Proteins encoded within one genomic window of Pseudorasbora parva isolate DD20220531a chromosome 3, ASM2467924v1, whole genome shotgun sequence:
- the tbx1 gene encoding T-box transcription factor TBX1 isoform X2, whose translation MDDSSPLSPKANAFSIACLISARDQAGNTTFDKHATSPDKQVLQKFSRPIKMHYSTVTREMEAISSPWLTQLSHFCDVAAFTTSSLSSLNTPGSYHLSPSPGDPYSHHETQFEPCPAAQHGYNYSGSNPAQAPAQGDTGTSSCSSSSSSSTPNKTLVKKNPKVANINVQLEMKALWDEFNQLGTEMIVTKAGRRMFPTFQVKIFGMDPMADYMLLMDFLPVDDKRYRYAFHSSSWLVAGKADPATPGRVHYHPDSPAKGAQWMKQIVSFDKLKLTNNLLDDNGHIILNSMHRYQPRFHVVYVDPRKDSEKYAEENYKTFVFEETRFTAVTAYQNHRITQLKIASNPFAKGFRDCDPEDWPGSLQIMSAFARTRNPMSSPPQQNGTEKAYTFSFFVPNTEDSRREYDRDPSGTPLHSDPAHQLMSRVLSPALPVLGGLHAVPLTAGPRSPPHELRLDGHPQPPDTLHHHPYKYPTSYEHYLGAKTRPSPYPSPSIRSHGYHPHMNPATANMYSATSAPTNYDYGPR comes from the exons ATGGACGACAGTAGTCCCCTTTCTCCAAAGGCAAACGCTTTCAGTATTGCCTGTCTGATTTCAGCGAGGGATCAAGCAGGAAACACAACATTTGACAAACACGCCACTAGCCCGGACAAGCAAGTGCTGCAAAAGTTCTCCAGACCCATTAAAATGCATTACAGCACTGTCACGCGGGAGATGGAAG CAATATCAAGCCCGTGGCTGACGCAGCTGTCCCATTTTTGCGATGTTGCAGCCTTCACGACCAGCAGCCTGAGCAGTCTCAATACGCCCGGGAGTTACCACCTCTCTCCGTCGCCCGGGGATCCCTACAGCCATCATGAAACCCAGTTTGAGCCGTGCCCGGCTGCCCAGCACGGCTACAACTATTCCGGGTCCAATCCAGCACAGGCCCCGGCACAGGGAGACACCGGAACGTCCAGCTGCTCCTCGTCGTCTTCAAGCTCAACGCCGAACAAAACGCTGGTCAAAAAGAACCCTAAAGTAGCCAATATTAATGTACAGTTGGAAATGAAGGCACTCTGGGATGAATTTAATCAACTTGGAACTGAAATGATTGTCACAAAAGCTGGGAG ACGAATGTTTCCTACATTTCAAGTCAAAATATTTGGAATGGACCCAATGGCAGATTACATGCTCCTGATGGATTTCCTACCAGTGGATGATAAACGATACAG GTATGCCTTCCACAGCTCATCGTGGCTGGTGGCGGGGAAGGCTGATCCAGCGACTCCAGGAAGAGTGCACTATCACCCCGACTCACCTGCCAAAGGAGCGCAGTGGATGAAACAGATCGTTTCCTTCGATAAACTAAAACTAACCAACAATCTGCTGGACGACAACGGACAT ATCATACTGAACTCAATGCACAGATACCAGCCCAGATTCCATGTGGTCTACGTGGATCCCAGGAAAGACAGTGAGAAATACGCCGAGGAAAATTACAAGACGTTTGTGTTCGAGGAGACCAGATTTACCGCCGTCACAGCGTATCAAAACCACAGA ATAACACAACTGAAAATCGCCAGCAATCCGTTTGCCAAGGGATTCAGGGACTGTGATCCAGAGGACTG GCCGGGCTCTCTGCAGATCATGAGTGCGTTCGCTCGAACCAGGAACCCCATGTCCTCTCCCCCGCAGCAGAACGGCACAGAGAAAG CTTacaccttttctttttttgtcccGAACACAGAGGACAGCAGGCGAGAATATGACCGTGACCCCAGCGGAACTCCTCTCCATTCCGACCCCGCTCACCAGCTGATGTCCCGAGTCCTCAGCCCTGCCCTTCCAGTCCTTGGCGGCCTACACGCCGTGCCCCTTACAGCCGGCCCGCGCAGCCCACCCCACGAACTACGCCTCGACGGACACCCCCAACCACCCGACACCCTTCACCATCATCCGTACAAGTATCCAACCAGTTATGAACACTACCTGGGAGCCAAAACCAGGCCGTCCCCGTATCCCTCACCGAGCATTAGAAGCCACGGTTACCACCCTCACATGAACCCAGCCACAGCCAACATGTACTCTGCGACAAGCGCGCCCACTAATTACGACTATGGACCCAGATAA
- the tbx1 gene encoding T-box transcription factor TBX1 isoform X1, producing MDDSSPLSPKANAFSIACLISARDQAGNTTFDKHATSPDKQVLQKFSRPIKMHYSTVTREMEAISSPWLTQLSHFCDVAAFTTSSLSSLNTPGSYHLSPSPGDPYSHHETQFEPCPAAQHGYNYSGSNPAQAPAQGDTGTSSCSSSSSSSTPNKTLVKKNPKVANINVQLEMKALWDEFNQLGTEMIVTKAGRRMFPTFQVKIFGMDPMADYMLLMDFLPVDDKRYRYAFHSSSWLVAGKADPATPGRVHYHPDSPAKGAQWMKQIVSFDKLKLTNNLLDDNGHIILNSMHRYQPRFHVVYVDPRKDSEKYAEENYKTFVFEETRFTAVTAYQNHRITQLKIASNPFAKGFRDCDPEDWPRNHRPGSLQIMSAFARTRNPMSSPPQQNGTEKAYTFSFFVPNTEDSRREYDRDPSGTPLHSDPAHQLMSRVLSPALPVLGGLHAVPLTAGPRSPPHELRLDGHPQPPDTLHHHPYKYPTSYEHYLGAKTRPSPYPSPSIRSHGYHPHMNPATANMYSATSAPTNYDYGPR from the exons ATGGACGACAGTAGTCCCCTTTCTCCAAAGGCAAACGCTTTCAGTATTGCCTGTCTGATTTCAGCGAGGGATCAAGCAGGAAACACAACATTTGACAAACACGCCACTAGCCCGGACAAGCAAGTGCTGCAAAAGTTCTCCAGACCCATTAAAATGCATTACAGCACTGTCACGCGGGAGATGGAAG CAATATCAAGCCCGTGGCTGACGCAGCTGTCCCATTTTTGCGATGTTGCAGCCTTCACGACCAGCAGCCTGAGCAGTCTCAATACGCCCGGGAGTTACCACCTCTCTCCGTCGCCCGGGGATCCCTACAGCCATCATGAAACCCAGTTTGAGCCGTGCCCGGCTGCCCAGCACGGCTACAACTATTCCGGGTCCAATCCAGCACAGGCCCCGGCACAGGGAGACACCGGAACGTCCAGCTGCTCCTCGTCGTCTTCAAGCTCAACGCCGAACAAAACGCTGGTCAAAAAGAACCCTAAAGTAGCCAATATTAATGTACAGTTGGAAATGAAGGCACTCTGGGATGAATTTAATCAACTTGGAACTGAAATGATTGTCACAAAAGCTGGGAG ACGAATGTTTCCTACATTTCAAGTCAAAATATTTGGAATGGACCCAATGGCAGATTACATGCTCCTGATGGATTTCCTACCAGTGGATGATAAACGATACAG GTATGCCTTCCACAGCTCATCGTGGCTGGTGGCGGGGAAGGCTGATCCAGCGACTCCAGGAAGAGTGCACTATCACCCCGACTCACCTGCCAAAGGAGCGCAGTGGATGAAACAGATCGTTTCCTTCGATAAACTAAAACTAACCAACAATCTGCTGGACGACAACGGACAT ATCATACTGAACTCAATGCACAGATACCAGCCCAGATTCCATGTGGTCTACGTGGATCCCAGGAAAGACAGTGAGAAATACGCCGAGGAAAATTACAAGACGTTTGTGTTCGAGGAGACCAGATTTACCGCCGTCACAGCGTATCAAAACCACAGA ATAACACAACTGAAAATCGCCAGCAATCCGTTTGCCAAGGGATTCAGGGACTGTGATCCAGAGGACTG GCCCCGGAATCACAGGCCGGGCTCTCTGCAGATCATGAGTGCGTTCGCTCGAACCAGGAACCCCATGTCCTCTCCCCCGCAGCAGAACGGCACAGAGAAAG CTTacaccttttctttttttgtcccGAACACAGAGGACAGCAGGCGAGAATATGACCGTGACCCCAGCGGAACTCCTCTCCATTCCGACCCCGCTCACCAGCTGATGTCCCGAGTCCTCAGCCCTGCCCTTCCAGTCCTTGGCGGCCTACACGCCGTGCCCCTTACAGCCGGCCCGCGCAGCCCACCCCACGAACTACGCCTCGACGGACACCCCCAACCACCCGACACCCTTCACCATCATCCGTACAAGTATCCAACCAGTTATGAACACTACCTGGGAGCCAAAACCAGGCCGTCCCCGTATCCCTCACCGAGCATTAGAAGCCACGGTTACCACCCTCACATGAACCCAGCCACAGCCAACATGTACTCTGCGACAAGCGCGCCCACTAATTACGACTATGGACCCAGATAA
- the tbx1 gene encoding T-box transcription factor TBX1 isoform X3, which translates to MDDSSPLSPKANAFSIACLISARDQAGNTTFDKHATSPDKQVLQKFSRPIKMHYSTVTREMEAISSPWLTQLSHFCDVAAFTTSSLSSLNTPGSYHLSPSPGDPYSHHETQFEPCPAAQHGYNYSGSNPAQAPAQGDTGTSSCSSSSSSSTPNKTLVKKNPKVANINVQLEMKALWDEFNQLGTEMIVTKAGRRMFPTFQVKIFGMDPMADYMLLMDFLPVDDKRYRYAFHSSSWLVAGKADPATPGRVHYHPDSPAKGAQWMKQIVSFDKLKLTNNLLDDNGHIILNSMHRYQPRFHVVYVDPRKDSEKYAEENYKTFVFEETRFTAVTAYQNHRITQLKIASNPFAKGFRDCDPEDWPRNHRPGSLQIMSAFARTRNPMSSPPQQNGTEKEDSRREYDRDPSGTPLHSDPAHQLMSRVLSPALPVLGGLHAVPLTAGPRSPPHELRLDGHPQPPDTLHHHPYKYPTSYEHYLGAKTRPSPYPSPSIRSHGYHPHMNPATANMYSATSAPTNYDYGPR; encoded by the exons ATGGACGACAGTAGTCCCCTTTCTCCAAAGGCAAACGCTTTCAGTATTGCCTGTCTGATTTCAGCGAGGGATCAAGCAGGAAACACAACATTTGACAAACACGCCACTAGCCCGGACAAGCAAGTGCTGCAAAAGTTCTCCAGACCCATTAAAATGCATTACAGCACTGTCACGCGGGAGATGGAAG CAATATCAAGCCCGTGGCTGACGCAGCTGTCCCATTTTTGCGATGTTGCAGCCTTCACGACCAGCAGCCTGAGCAGTCTCAATACGCCCGGGAGTTACCACCTCTCTCCGTCGCCCGGGGATCCCTACAGCCATCATGAAACCCAGTTTGAGCCGTGCCCGGCTGCCCAGCACGGCTACAACTATTCCGGGTCCAATCCAGCACAGGCCCCGGCACAGGGAGACACCGGAACGTCCAGCTGCTCCTCGTCGTCTTCAAGCTCAACGCCGAACAAAACGCTGGTCAAAAAGAACCCTAAAGTAGCCAATATTAATGTACAGTTGGAAATGAAGGCACTCTGGGATGAATTTAATCAACTTGGAACTGAAATGATTGTCACAAAAGCTGGGAG ACGAATGTTTCCTACATTTCAAGTCAAAATATTTGGAATGGACCCAATGGCAGATTACATGCTCCTGATGGATTTCCTACCAGTGGATGATAAACGATACAG GTATGCCTTCCACAGCTCATCGTGGCTGGTGGCGGGGAAGGCTGATCCAGCGACTCCAGGAAGAGTGCACTATCACCCCGACTCACCTGCCAAAGGAGCGCAGTGGATGAAACAGATCGTTTCCTTCGATAAACTAAAACTAACCAACAATCTGCTGGACGACAACGGACAT ATCATACTGAACTCAATGCACAGATACCAGCCCAGATTCCATGTGGTCTACGTGGATCCCAGGAAAGACAGTGAGAAATACGCCGAGGAAAATTACAAGACGTTTGTGTTCGAGGAGACCAGATTTACCGCCGTCACAGCGTATCAAAACCACAGA ATAACACAACTGAAAATCGCCAGCAATCCGTTTGCCAAGGGATTCAGGGACTGTGATCCAGAGGACTG GCCCCGGAATCACAGGCCGGGCTCTCTGCAGATCATGAGTGCGTTCGCTCGAACCAGGAACCCCATGTCCTCTCCCCCGCAGCAGAACGGCACAGAGAAAG AGGACAGCAGGCGAGAATATGACCGTGACCCCAGCGGAACTCCTCTCCATTCCGACCCCGCTCACCAGCTGATGTCCCGAGTCCTCAGCCCTGCCCTTCCAGTCCTTGGCGGCCTACACGCCGTGCCCCTTACAGCCGGCCCGCGCAGCCCACCCCACGAACTACGCCTCGACGGACACCCCCAACCACCCGACACCCTTCACCATCATCCGTACAAGTATCCAACCAGTTATGAACACTACCTGGGAGCCAAAACCAGGCCGTCCCCGTATCCCTCACCGAGCATTAGAAGCCACGGTTACCACCCTCACATGAACCCAGCCACAGCCAACATGTACTCTGCGACAAGCGCGCCCACTAATTACGACTATGGACCCAGATAA
- the tbx1 gene encoding T-box transcription factor TBX1 isoform X4, with amino-acid sequence MDDSSPLSPKANAFSIACLISARDQAGNTTFDKHATSPDKQVLQKFSRPIKMHYSTVTREMEAFTTSSLSSLNTPGSYHLSPSPGDPYSHHETQFEPCPAAQHGYNYSGSNPAQAPAQGDTGTSSCSSSSSSSTPNKTLVKKNPKVANINVQLEMKALWDEFNQLGTEMIVTKAGRRMFPTFQVKIFGMDPMADYMLLMDFLPVDDKRYRYAFHSSSWLVAGKADPATPGRVHYHPDSPAKGAQWMKQIVSFDKLKLTNNLLDDNGHIILNSMHRYQPRFHVVYVDPRKDSEKYAEENYKTFVFEETRFTAVTAYQNHRITQLKIASNPFAKGFRDCDPEDWPRNHRPGSLQIMSAFARTRNPMSSPPQQNGTEKAYTFSFFVPNTEDSRREYDRDPSGTPLHSDPAHQLMSRVLSPALPVLGGLHAVPLTAGPRSPPHELRLDGHPQPPDTLHHHPYKYPTSYEHYLGAKTRPSPYPSPSIRSHGYHPHMNPATANMYSATSAPTNYDYGPR; translated from the exons ATGGACGACAGTAGTCCCCTTTCTCCAAAGGCAAACGCTTTCAGTATTGCCTGTCTGATTTCAGCGAGGGATCAAGCAGGAAACACAACATTTGACAAACACGCCACTAGCCCGGACAAGCAAGTGCTGCAAAAGTTCTCCAGACCCATTAAAATGCATTACAGCACTGTCACGCGGGAGATGGAAG CCTTCACGACCAGCAGCCTGAGCAGTCTCAATACGCCCGGGAGTTACCACCTCTCTCCGTCGCCCGGGGATCCCTACAGCCATCATGAAACCCAGTTTGAGCCGTGCCCGGCTGCCCAGCACGGCTACAACTATTCCGGGTCCAATCCAGCACAGGCCCCGGCACAGGGAGACACCGGAACGTCCAGCTGCTCCTCGTCGTCTTCAAGCTCAACGCCGAACAAAACGCTGGTCAAAAAGAACCCTAAAGTAGCCAATATTAATGTACAGTTGGAAATGAAGGCACTCTGGGATGAATTTAATCAACTTGGAACTGAAATGATTGTCACAAAAGCTGGGAG ACGAATGTTTCCTACATTTCAAGTCAAAATATTTGGAATGGACCCAATGGCAGATTACATGCTCCTGATGGATTTCCTACCAGTGGATGATAAACGATACAG GTATGCCTTCCACAGCTCATCGTGGCTGGTGGCGGGGAAGGCTGATCCAGCGACTCCAGGAAGAGTGCACTATCACCCCGACTCACCTGCCAAAGGAGCGCAGTGGATGAAACAGATCGTTTCCTTCGATAAACTAAAACTAACCAACAATCTGCTGGACGACAACGGACAT ATCATACTGAACTCAATGCACAGATACCAGCCCAGATTCCATGTGGTCTACGTGGATCCCAGGAAAGACAGTGAGAAATACGCCGAGGAAAATTACAAGACGTTTGTGTTCGAGGAGACCAGATTTACCGCCGTCACAGCGTATCAAAACCACAGA ATAACACAACTGAAAATCGCCAGCAATCCGTTTGCCAAGGGATTCAGGGACTGTGATCCAGAGGACTG GCCCCGGAATCACAGGCCGGGCTCTCTGCAGATCATGAGTGCGTTCGCTCGAACCAGGAACCCCATGTCCTCTCCCCCGCAGCAGAACGGCACAGAGAAAG CTTacaccttttctttttttgtcccGAACACAGAGGACAGCAGGCGAGAATATGACCGTGACCCCAGCGGAACTCCTCTCCATTCCGACCCCGCTCACCAGCTGATGTCCCGAGTCCTCAGCCCTGCCCTTCCAGTCCTTGGCGGCCTACACGCCGTGCCCCTTACAGCCGGCCCGCGCAGCCCACCCCACGAACTACGCCTCGACGGACACCCCCAACCACCCGACACCCTTCACCATCATCCGTACAAGTATCCAACCAGTTATGAACACTACCTGGGAGCCAAAACCAGGCCGTCCCCGTATCCCTCACCGAGCATTAGAAGCCACGGTTACCACCCTCACATGAACCCAGCCACAGCCAACATGTACTCTGCGACAAGCGCGCCCACTAATTACGACTATGGACCCAGATAA
- the tbx1 gene encoding T-box transcription factor TBX1 isoform X5, whose amino-acid sequence MDDSSPLSPKANAFSIACLISARDQAGNTTFDKHATSPDKQVLQKFSRPIKMHYSTVTREMEAFTTSSLSSLNTPGSYHLSPSPGDPYSHHETQFEPCPAAQHGYNYSGSNPAQAPAQGDTGTSSCSSSSSSSTPNKTLVKKNPKVANINVQLEMKALWDEFNQLGTEMIVTKAGRRMFPTFQVKIFGMDPMADYMLLMDFLPVDDKRYRYAFHSSSWLVAGKADPATPGRVHYHPDSPAKGAQWMKQIVSFDKLKLTNNLLDDNGHIILNSMHRYQPRFHVVYVDPRKDSEKYAEENYKTFVFEETRFTAVTAYQNHRITQLKIASNPFAKGFRDCDPEDWPRNHRPGSLQIMSAFARTRNPMSSPPQQNGTEKEDSRREYDRDPSGTPLHSDPAHQLMSRVLSPALPVLGGLHAVPLTAGPRSPPHELRLDGHPQPPDTLHHHPYKYPTSYEHYLGAKTRPSPYPSPSIRSHGYHPHMNPATANMYSATSAPTNYDYGPR is encoded by the exons ATGGACGACAGTAGTCCCCTTTCTCCAAAGGCAAACGCTTTCAGTATTGCCTGTCTGATTTCAGCGAGGGATCAAGCAGGAAACACAACATTTGACAAACACGCCACTAGCCCGGACAAGCAAGTGCTGCAAAAGTTCTCCAGACCCATTAAAATGCATTACAGCACTGTCACGCGGGAGATGGAAG CCTTCACGACCAGCAGCCTGAGCAGTCTCAATACGCCCGGGAGTTACCACCTCTCTCCGTCGCCCGGGGATCCCTACAGCCATCATGAAACCCAGTTTGAGCCGTGCCCGGCTGCCCAGCACGGCTACAACTATTCCGGGTCCAATCCAGCACAGGCCCCGGCACAGGGAGACACCGGAACGTCCAGCTGCTCCTCGTCGTCTTCAAGCTCAACGCCGAACAAAACGCTGGTCAAAAAGAACCCTAAAGTAGCCAATATTAATGTACAGTTGGAAATGAAGGCACTCTGGGATGAATTTAATCAACTTGGAACTGAAATGATTGTCACAAAAGCTGGGAG ACGAATGTTTCCTACATTTCAAGTCAAAATATTTGGAATGGACCCAATGGCAGATTACATGCTCCTGATGGATTTCCTACCAGTGGATGATAAACGATACAG GTATGCCTTCCACAGCTCATCGTGGCTGGTGGCGGGGAAGGCTGATCCAGCGACTCCAGGAAGAGTGCACTATCACCCCGACTCACCTGCCAAAGGAGCGCAGTGGATGAAACAGATCGTTTCCTTCGATAAACTAAAACTAACCAACAATCTGCTGGACGACAACGGACAT ATCATACTGAACTCAATGCACAGATACCAGCCCAGATTCCATGTGGTCTACGTGGATCCCAGGAAAGACAGTGAGAAATACGCCGAGGAAAATTACAAGACGTTTGTGTTCGAGGAGACCAGATTTACCGCCGTCACAGCGTATCAAAACCACAGA ATAACACAACTGAAAATCGCCAGCAATCCGTTTGCCAAGGGATTCAGGGACTGTGATCCAGAGGACTG GCCCCGGAATCACAGGCCGGGCTCTCTGCAGATCATGAGTGCGTTCGCTCGAACCAGGAACCCCATGTCCTCTCCCCCGCAGCAGAACGGCACAGAGAAAG AGGACAGCAGGCGAGAATATGACCGTGACCCCAGCGGAACTCCTCTCCATTCCGACCCCGCTCACCAGCTGATGTCCCGAGTCCTCAGCCCTGCCCTTCCAGTCCTTGGCGGCCTACACGCCGTGCCCCTTACAGCCGGCCCGCGCAGCCCACCCCACGAACTACGCCTCGACGGACACCCCCAACCACCCGACACCCTTCACCATCATCCGTACAAGTATCCAACCAGTTATGAACACTACCTGGGAGCCAAAACCAGGCCGTCCCCGTATCCCTCACCGAGCATTAGAAGCCACGGTTACCACCCTCACATGAACCCAGCCACAGCCAACATGTACTCTGCGACAAGCGCGCCCACTAATTACGACTATGGACCCAGATAA